A single genomic interval of Rhodothermia bacterium harbors:
- a CDS encoding DUF1697 domain-containing protein codes for MSFTYIVLLRGINVGGHKKIRMQDLTTYLQEMGLEDVKTYIQSGNLVVKTSETDPVALSERIAQCIKKHYPFEVEVIVRTLSAFRKSWIENPFLARLDADPEKIYVTYLINTPTHKQATSLTNIYFPPEEFIWQSNEVYVYCSNGYGRTKLDNGLFERKLQTKATTRNLKTIRKLLEMADET; via the coding sequence ATGAGTTTTACGTATATTGTCTTGTTACGAGGCATTAATGTGGGCGGCCATAAGAAAATTCGTATGCAAGACCTAACCACCTATTTGCAGGAAATGGGTCTGGAAGATGTAAAAACCTATATCCAAAGTGGTAATCTGGTGGTTAAAACAAGCGAGACCGATCCAGTAGCACTTTCAGAGCGCATTGCACAGTGCATCAAAAAACATTACCCGTTTGAGGTGGAGGTGATTGTACGTACATTGTCGGCGTTTCGGAAGTCTTGGATAGAAAATCCTTTTCTTGCCCGCTTGGATGCCGACCCTGAAAAAATCTATGTTACGTATTTAATAAATACCCCTACGCACAAACAAGCAACGTCACTTACAAATATCTATTTCCCACCAGAAGAATTTATCTGGCAAAGTAATGAAGTCTATGTCTATTGTTCGAATGGATACGGAAGAACCAAATTGGACAATGGTTTATTTGAACGAAAATTACAAACTAAAGCCACCACCCGTAACCTAAAAACCATTCGCAAGTTGCTCGAAATGGCAGATGAGACCTAA